The Terriglobales bacterium sequence GGGTGTGGAATGCGCAGGTGCTGCTGCGGGAGCTGCGCGCCCGGGGATACCCGGGCGGCTACACGATTTTGAAGGACTGGCTTCTCCCGCAGCGCCAAGCCGCGACGACAGTGGCGGTACGGCGCTTTGAAACGCCGCCCGGCAAGCAGGCGCAGGTGGACTGGGGACACCTGGGCAGCCTGGAGATGGACGGCCAAGAGCGGAAGCTCAACGCCTTCACCTTCACGCTGGGCTACAGCCGAACGATGATGGCCGAGGCGGCTTTGGATCAGAAGCTGGGCACGCTGCTGAAGATGCACGAGGAAGCATTCCGGCAACTGGGCGGAGTCCCGGAGGAGATCCTCTACGACCGCATGAAAACGGTGTGGCTGGAGACGGATGAGCGCGGCGAGGTGGTTTGGCACCCGGTGTTTCTGGACTTCGCTCGTTACTGGGGCTTCCGGCCGCGACTGTGCCGGCCCTATCGAGCCCAGACCAAAGGCAAGGTGGAATCGGGCGTGAAGTACCTGCGGCGAAACTTCCTGTGCGGGTTGCAGGGCCGCGAGCCAAGCGGCTTGCAAGATCTCAACGCGCAGCTCCGCGCCTGGGTTTGGGAAGTGGCCAACCAGCGGGTGCACGGCACCACACATGAACAAGTGGCCGTGCGCTGGGACGTGGATCAGTTCAGCCTGCAGCCGCTGGATGGGCGTCCTCCCTATCCGTACCTGGATGACGAACTGCGCAAGGTGGCGCGCGACGCCTATGTGAGCTGGCAGGGCAGCCGCTACTCGGTGCCCTGGTCGTACGCCGGCAAGCAGGTCTGGGTGCGCGAGCGAGGCAGCGACGTGGAGGTGCTCTACGGCCAGGAGCGGATCGCGGTCCACGGCCAGGCCCGGCACAGACACGCAGTGGTGACCCAGGCGGAGCACCATCGCGGGATCCCGCTCGGAGCACGCCACGAGCGGAAAACCTTGATTCACATTCAAGACACAGCTCCGGTGGTGGAGATTCGCCCGCTCGCAGCCTATGAAAGTGCGGCGGCGGGAGGCGGGCGATGACTCCGATCGAACGAATCCAAGGGGCGCTGAATGGACTCGGCCTGAAAGCCATCGAAGCGCGGCTCGAGGGCTTGCTGGAACAAGCTTCCAAGAAGGAGCCCAGCTATGCGGACTTCCTCGACGAGCTGCTGAGCTGCGAAGTGGACGCACGCCGCAGCCGGTATCTGCGCGCGCGGCTGCAACTGGCGCACCTGCCGTTTGTGAAGACCTTCGACCAGTTCGATTTCGCCTTTCAGCCTTCGATCGACGAGCGGCAGATCCGCGAGCTTCGCTCTCTGCGCTTCATCCATGAGGCCAGCAACGTGGTGTTTCTAGGACCTCCCGGCGTTGGCAAAACCCATCTCAGTGTGGCGCTGGCCGAAGCCGCGATCCAGGCTGGCTTCGGCGCCTACTTCATGACCGCGCACGACCTGGTCACC is a genomic window containing:
- the istA gene encoding IS21 family transposase; this encodes MLRGKDVQELEELKREGLSIRAISRLTGYDRKTVRKYLQQPEARPVYGPRPAPPSKLDSFKEYLGERLKAGVWNAQVLLRELRARGYPGGYTILKDWLLPQRQAATTVAVRRFETPPGKQAQVDWGHLGSLEMDGQERKLNAFTFTLGYSRTMMAEAALDQKLGTLLKMHEEAFRQLGGVPEEILYDRMKTVWLETDERGEVVWHPVFLDFARYWGFRPRLCRPYRAQTKGKVESGVKYLRRNFLCGLQGREPSGLQDLNAQLRAWVWEVANQRVHGTTHEQVAVRWDVDQFSLQPLDGRPPYPYLDDELRKVARDAYVSWQGSRYSVPWSYAGKQVWVRERGSDVEVLYGQERIAVHGQARHRHAVVTQAEHHRGIPLGARHERKTLIHIQDTAPVVEIRPLAAYESAAAGGGR